One Edaphobacter flagellatus genomic region harbors:
- a CDS encoding VOC family protein has translation MLAHAHPVGFVLTVDAERARRFYVDTLGLTFVADDPFAITIRSNSIDIRIVRIKAFSPSPHTVLGWEVSDIEATAKQFAAAGIAFERYPFIEQDANGIWNAPDGRAKIGWFKDPDGNVLSIAQH, from the coding sequence ATGCTCGCACACGCTCACCCTGTCGGCTTCGTCCTAACTGTCGACGCAGAACGCGCTCGCCGCTTCTATGTCGATACGCTGGGCCTCACCTTTGTCGCCGACGATCCCTTTGCCATCACCATCCGCTCCAATAGCATCGATATCCGCATCGTTCGCATCAAGGCCTTCAGCCCTTCGCCACACACGGTCCTTGGCTGGGAGGTCTCTGACATCGAAGCTACCGCCAAACAGTTCGCCGCAGCGGGCATCGCCTTCGAACGCTATCCCTTCATCGAACAGGACGCCAACGGCATCTGGAACGCACCCGACGGCAGAGCCAAGATCGGCTGGTTCAAAGATCCCGACGGCAACGTCCTCTCCATCGCGCAACACTAA